From a single Carcharodon carcharias isolate sCarCar2 chromosome 4, sCarCar2.pri, whole genome shotgun sequence genomic region:
- the ythdc1 gene encoding YTH domain-containing protein 1 isoform X2 has product MAAEIRDDKDGEVNVLDDILTEAPDQDDELYNPESEQDVSEKKASKRKNEKERADSGDGKRQKSSSHSMRQVSKRSSCPSAGDNIKASISKGRHVSTFKKDEYQRYERSKTASTDRKNHTQGGSSRESQKDRTDKMGSRRRESDRKVKSTTPDESETYSMKTLRNIESAKVHRSSHSSKEEVQSDYQSEAEVESDGNTSSEDQENQDEPVDTIIPDEDDAEEEKEGEEEEEEEEVVEEEEYEQDMSEQDDFRERDPRESKEEGHEQDYDTRSEASDSDSESVSFTDGESATRSGSDASDDETDKKEKKKRSRDISPIVFDRSESSASDSYAGSEKKHEKLSSSVRAVRKDQTSKLKYILRDARFFLIKSNNHENVSLAKAKGVWSTLPVNEKKLNTAFRDARSVILVFSVRESGKFQGFARLSSESHHGGSPIHWVLPAGMNAKMLGGVFKIDWICRRELPFTKTGHLVNLWNENKPVKIGRDGQEIEPECGTQLCLLFPPDESIDLYQFIHKMRHKRRVHSQPRSRGRPSRRDPVREVGRRRAEDFDSYNTRKRPRIDYPPEFSQRPGYMKDPRYQEVERRFSGVRRDVFLNGSYNDYMREFHHSIGPPPPWQGMPPYPGMEQAPHHPYYQHHPPPPQAHPPYSGHHPVPHEARYRDKRVHDYDMRVDDFLRRTQAVVTNRRSRPRERERERERPRDSRRDRERDRGRERERERERMRERERDKERGRYRR; this is encoded by the exons ATGGTGAAGTCAATGTTTTGGATGATATCTTGACGGAAGCTCCCGACCAAGATGATGAGCTTTATAATCCCGAAAGTGAACAAGACGTTAGTGAGAAGAAAG CATCAAAAAGAAAAAATGAAAAGGAGAGGGCTGACAGTGGTGATGGGAAAAGGCAGAAATCCTCAAGCCATTCGATGCGGCAAGTTAGCAAAAGGTCTTCCTGCCCATCTGCAGGAGACAACATAAAGGCTTCCATTTCAAAAGGTAGACATGTAtctacctttaagaaggatgaaTATCAGCGATACGAACGAAGCAAAACTGCAAGCACTGACAGAAAGAACCATACCCAAGGTGGGAGTTCCCGAGAGTCACAGAAAGATCGAACAGACAAAATGGGGAGTAGGAGGAGAGAATCCGACAGAAAAGTTAAATCGACAACCCCAGACGAGTCAGAAACTTACAGCATG AAGACTTTACGGAACATCGAGAGCGCGAAAGTGCATAGATCAAGCCATTCCTCTAAAGAAGAGGTTCAATCTGACTATCAGTCTGAAGCAGAGGTTGAAAGTGATGGTAATACTTCATCTGAAGACCAAGAGAATCAAGATGAACCAGTAGACACCATAATACCAGATGAGGATGATGctgaggaagagaaggagggggaggaagaggaggaggaggaagaagtagTAGAGGAGGAAGAATATGAACAGGATATGTCTGAACAAGatgatttcagagagagagatcctagAGAAAGTAAGGAAGAAGGCCATGAGCAGGATTATGATACACGTAGTGAAGCCAGTGACTCTGACTCTGAGTCTGTCTCATTTACTGATGGAGAATCTGCCACCAGATCTGGTTCTGATGCATCAG ACGATGAGACAGATAAAAAGGAGAAGAAAAAGCGATCTAGAGACATTTCTCCAATTGTGTTTGATAGGAGTGAAAGCTCAGCATCCGATTCATATGCAG GATCAGAGAAGAAACATGAGAAGCTGTCATCATCTGTACGTGCAGTTCGTAAAG ATCAAACTAGTAAACTGAAGTACATTCTTCGAGATGCACGATTTTTCCTCATAAAAAGCAACAACCATGAGAATGTATCCCTGGCAAAGGCTAAG GGTGTATGGTCAACACTGCCAGTAAATGAGAAGAAACTCAACACTGCATTCCGAGATGCTCGGAGCGTTATACTGGTATTCTCTGTTCGAGAAAGTGGGAAGTTTCAGG GGTTTGCCAGACTTTCATCAGAGTCGCACCATGGAGGATCTCCAATTCACTGGGTACTGCCTGCAGGGATGAATGCAAAAATGTTAGGTGGCGTATTCAAAATTGACTGGATTTGCAG ACGTGAATTGCCATTCACAAAAACGGGACATCTTGTAAACCTGTGGAATGAAAATAAACCAGTTAAAATTGGACGGGATGGCCAG GAAATTGAACCTGAATGTGGCACACAGCTTTGTCTTCTGTTTCCACCTGATGAAAGCATTGACTTGTATCAGTTCATTCATAAAATGCGGCACAAGAGAAGAGTGCATTCTCAGCCACGATCAAGAGGCCGGCCTTCTCGGCGTGATCCTGTCCGGGAAGTGGGAAG GCGTCGAGCAGAAGATTTTGACTCATATAACACCAGAAAGAGACCAAGGATTGACTACCCACCAGAATTCTCACAAAGACCAG GATACATGAAGGATCCACGGTATCAAGAAGTAGAGAG ACGATTTTCCGGCGTTAGACGTGATGTGTTTCTAAATGGA TCATACAATGATTATATGAGGGAATTTCATCACAGCATTGGTCCACCACCACCTTGGCAGGGAATG CCACCTTATCCTGGTATGGAGCAGGCTCCACATCACCCTTATTACCAACatcaccctccaccacctcaggCACATCCACCATATTCTGGACATCATCCAGTCCCACATGAAGCCAGATACAGAGACAAGCGAGTG CATGACTATGACATGAGAGTAGATGACTTCCTTCGTCGCACTCAGGCAGTGGTCACCAATCGCCGAAGTAGAccacgggaaagagagagagagcgtgaacgGCCTCGAGATAGCCGACGAGACAGGGAACGTGATCGAGGCAGGGAACGTGAACGAGAAAGggaaaggatgagagagagagaaagagacaaagaacGAGGAAGATATAGGAGATAA
- the ythdc1 gene encoding YTH domain-containing protein 1 isoform X6: MAAEIRDDKDGEVNVLDDILTEAPDQDDELYNPESEQDVSEKKASKRKNEKERADSGDGKRQKSSSHSMRQVSKRSSCPSAGDNIKASISKGRHVSTFKKDEYQRYERSKTASTDRKNHTQGGSSRESQKDRTDKMGSRRRESDRKVKSTTPDESETYSMKTLRNIESAKVHRSSHSSKEEVQSDYQSEAEVESDGNTSSEDQENQDEPVDTIIPDEDDAEEEKEGEEEEEEEEVVEEEEYEQDMSEQDDFRERDPRERSEKKHEKLSSSVRAVRKDQTSKLKYILRDARFFLIKSNNHENVSLAKAKGVWSTLPVNEKKLNTAFRDARSVILVFSVRESGKFQGFARLSSESHHGGSPIHWVLPAGMNAKMLGGVFKIDWICRRELPFTKTGHLVNLWNENKPVKIGRDGQEIEPECGTQLCLLFPPDESIDLYQFIHKMRHKRRVHSQPRSRGRPSRRDPVREVGRRRAEDFDSYNTRKRPRIDYPPEFSQRPGYMKDPRYQEVERTLYPYRRFSGVRRDVFLNGSYNDYMREFHHSIGPPPPWQGMPPYPGMEQAPHHPYYQHHPPPPQAHPPYSGHHPVPHEARYRDKRVHDYDMRVDDFLRRTQAVVTNRRSRPRERERERERPRDSRRDRERDRGRERERERERMRERERDKERGRYRR; encoded by the exons ATGGTGAAGTCAATGTTTTGGATGATATCTTGACGGAAGCTCCCGACCAAGATGATGAGCTTTATAATCCCGAAAGTGAACAAGACGTTAGTGAGAAGAAAG CATCAAAAAGAAAAAATGAAAAGGAGAGGGCTGACAGTGGTGATGGGAAAAGGCAGAAATCCTCAAGCCATTCGATGCGGCAAGTTAGCAAAAGGTCTTCCTGCCCATCTGCAGGAGACAACATAAAGGCTTCCATTTCAAAAGGTAGACATGTAtctacctttaagaaggatgaaTATCAGCGATACGAACGAAGCAAAACTGCAAGCACTGACAGAAAGAACCATACCCAAGGTGGGAGTTCCCGAGAGTCACAGAAAGATCGAACAGACAAAATGGGGAGTAGGAGGAGAGAATCCGACAGAAAAGTTAAATCGACAACCCCAGACGAGTCAGAAACTTACAGCATG AAGACTTTACGGAACATCGAGAGCGCGAAAGTGCATAGATCAAGCCATTCCTCTAAAGAAGAGGTTCAATCTGACTATCAGTCTGAAGCAGAGGTTGAAAGTGATGGTAATACTTCATCTGAAGACCAAGAGAATCAAGATGAACCAGTAGACACCATAATACCAGATGAGGATGATGctgaggaagagaaggagggggaggaagaggaggaggaggaagaagtagTAGAGGAGGAAGAATATGAACAGGATATGTCTGAACAAGatgatttcagagagagagatcctagAGAAA GATCAGAGAAGAAACATGAGAAGCTGTCATCATCTGTACGTGCAGTTCGTAAAG ATCAAACTAGTAAACTGAAGTACATTCTTCGAGATGCACGATTTTTCCTCATAAAAAGCAACAACCATGAGAATGTATCCCTGGCAAAGGCTAAG GGTGTATGGTCAACACTGCCAGTAAATGAGAAGAAACTCAACACTGCATTCCGAGATGCTCGGAGCGTTATACTGGTATTCTCTGTTCGAGAAAGTGGGAAGTTTCAGG GGTTTGCCAGACTTTCATCAGAGTCGCACCATGGAGGATCTCCAATTCACTGGGTACTGCCTGCAGGGATGAATGCAAAAATGTTAGGTGGCGTATTCAAAATTGACTGGATTTGCAG ACGTGAATTGCCATTCACAAAAACGGGACATCTTGTAAACCTGTGGAATGAAAATAAACCAGTTAAAATTGGACGGGATGGCCAG GAAATTGAACCTGAATGTGGCACACAGCTTTGTCTTCTGTTTCCACCTGATGAAAGCATTGACTTGTATCAGTTCATTCATAAAATGCGGCACAAGAGAAGAGTGCATTCTCAGCCACGATCAAGAGGCCGGCCTTCTCGGCGTGATCCTGTCCGGGAAGTGGGAAG GCGTCGAGCAGAAGATTTTGACTCATATAACACCAGAAAGAGACCAAGGATTGACTACCCACCAGAATTCTCACAAAGACCAG GATACATGAAGGATCCACGGTATCAAGAAGTAGAGAG AACTTTGTATCCCTACAGACGATTTTCCGGCGTTAGACGTGATGTGTTTCTAAATGGA TCATACAATGATTATATGAGGGAATTTCATCACAGCATTGGTCCACCACCACCTTGGCAGGGAATG CCACCTTATCCTGGTATGGAGCAGGCTCCACATCACCCTTATTACCAACatcaccctccaccacctcaggCACATCCACCATATTCTGGACATCATCCAGTCCCACATGAAGCCAGATACAGAGACAAGCGAGTG CATGACTATGACATGAGAGTAGATGACTTCCTTCGTCGCACTCAGGCAGTGGTCACCAATCGCCGAAGTAGAccacgggaaagagagagagagcgtgaacgGCCTCGAGATAGCCGACGAGACAGGGAACGTGATCGAGGCAGGGAACGTGAACGAGAAAGggaaaggatgagagagagagaaagagacaaagaacGAGGAAGATATAGGAGATAA
- the ythdc1 gene encoding YTH domain-containing protein 1 isoform X3, with protein MAAEIRDDKDGEVNVLDDILTEAPDQDDELYNPESEQDVSEKKASKRKNEKERADSGDGKRQKSSSHSMRQVSKRSSCPSAGDNIKASISKGRHVSTFKKDEYQRYERSKTASTDRKNHTQGGSSRESQKDRTDKMGSRRRESDRKVKSTTPDESETYSMKTLRNIESAKVHRSSHSSKEEVQSDYQSEAEVESDGNTSSEDQENQDEPVDTIIPDEDDAEEEKEGEEEEEEEEVVEEEEYEQDMSEQDDFRERDPRESKEEGHEQDYDTRSEASDSDSESVSFTDGESATRSGSDASGSEKKHEKLSSSVRAVRKDQTSKLKYILRDARFFLIKSNNHENVSLAKAKGVWSTLPVNEKKLNTAFRDARSVILVFSVRESGKFQGFARLSSESHHGGSPIHWVLPAGMNAKMLGGVFKIDWICRRELPFTKTGHLVNLWNENKPVKIGRDGQEIEPECGTQLCLLFPPDESIDLYQFIHKMRHKRRVHSQPRSRGRPSRRDPVREVGRRRAEDFDSYNTRKRPRIDYPPEFSQRPGYMKDPRYQEVERTLYPYRRFSGVRRDVFLNGSYNDYMREFHHSIGPPPPWQGMPPYPGMEQAPHHPYYQHHPPPPQAHPPYSGHHPVPHEARYRDKRVHDYDMRVDDFLRRTQAVVTNRRSRPRERERERERPRDSRRDRERDRGRERERERERMRERERDKERGRYRR; from the exons ATGGTGAAGTCAATGTTTTGGATGATATCTTGACGGAAGCTCCCGACCAAGATGATGAGCTTTATAATCCCGAAAGTGAACAAGACGTTAGTGAGAAGAAAG CATCAAAAAGAAAAAATGAAAAGGAGAGGGCTGACAGTGGTGATGGGAAAAGGCAGAAATCCTCAAGCCATTCGATGCGGCAAGTTAGCAAAAGGTCTTCCTGCCCATCTGCAGGAGACAACATAAAGGCTTCCATTTCAAAAGGTAGACATGTAtctacctttaagaaggatgaaTATCAGCGATACGAACGAAGCAAAACTGCAAGCACTGACAGAAAGAACCATACCCAAGGTGGGAGTTCCCGAGAGTCACAGAAAGATCGAACAGACAAAATGGGGAGTAGGAGGAGAGAATCCGACAGAAAAGTTAAATCGACAACCCCAGACGAGTCAGAAACTTACAGCATG AAGACTTTACGGAACATCGAGAGCGCGAAAGTGCATAGATCAAGCCATTCCTCTAAAGAAGAGGTTCAATCTGACTATCAGTCTGAAGCAGAGGTTGAAAGTGATGGTAATACTTCATCTGAAGACCAAGAGAATCAAGATGAACCAGTAGACACCATAATACCAGATGAGGATGATGctgaggaagagaaggagggggaggaagaggaggaggaggaagaagtagTAGAGGAGGAAGAATATGAACAGGATATGTCTGAACAAGatgatttcagagagagagatcctagAGAAAGTAAGGAAGAAGGCCATGAGCAGGATTATGATACACGTAGTGAAGCCAGTGACTCTGACTCTGAGTCTGTCTCATTTACTGATGGAGAATCTGCCACCAGATCTGGTTCTGATGCATCAG GATCAGAGAAGAAACATGAGAAGCTGTCATCATCTGTACGTGCAGTTCGTAAAG ATCAAACTAGTAAACTGAAGTACATTCTTCGAGATGCACGATTTTTCCTCATAAAAAGCAACAACCATGAGAATGTATCCCTGGCAAAGGCTAAG GGTGTATGGTCAACACTGCCAGTAAATGAGAAGAAACTCAACACTGCATTCCGAGATGCTCGGAGCGTTATACTGGTATTCTCTGTTCGAGAAAGTGGGAAGTTTCAGG GGTTTGCCAGACTTTCATCAGAGTCGCACCATGGAGGATCTCCAATTCACTGGGTACTGCCTGCAGGGATGAATGCAAAAATGTTAGGTGGCGTATTCAAAATTGACTGGATTTGCAG ACGTGAATTGCCATTCACAAAAACGGGACATCTTGTAAACCTGTGGAATGAAAATAAACCAGTTAAAATTGGACGGGATGGCCAG GAAATTGAACCTGAATGTGGCACACAGCTTTGTCTTCTGTTTCCACCTGATGAAAGCATTGACTTGTATCAGTTCATTCATAAAATGCGGCACAAGAGAAGAGTGCATTCTCAGCCACGATCAAGAGGCCGGCCTTCTCGGCGTGATCCTGTCCGGGAAGTGGGAAG GCGTCGAGCAGAAGATTTTGACTCATATAACACCAGAAAGAGACCAAGGATTGACTACCCACCAGAATTCTCACAAAGACCAG GATACATGAAGGATCCACGGTATCAAGAAGTAGAGAG AACTTTGTATCCCTACAGACGATTTTCCGGCGTTAGACGTGATGTGTTTCTAAATGGA TCATACAATGATTATATGAGGGAATTTCATCACAGCATTGGTCCACCACCACCTTGGCAGGGAATG CCACCTTATCCTGGTATGGAGCAGGCTCCACATCACCCTTATTACCAACatcaccctccaccacctcaggCACATCCACCATATTCTGGACATCATCCAGTCCCACATGAAGCCAGATACAGAGACAAGCGAGTG CATGACTATGACATGAGAGTAGATGACTTCCTTCGTCGCACTCAGGCAGTGGTCACCAATCGCCGAAGTAGAccacgggaaagagagagagagcgtgaacgGCCTCGAGATAGCCGACGAGACAGGGAACGTGATCGAGGCAGGGAACGTGAACGAGAAAGggaaaggatgagagagagagaaagagacaaagaacGAGGAAGATATAGGAGATAA
- the ythdc1 gene encoding YTH domain-containing protein 1 isoform X5 has protein sequence MAAEIRDDKDGEVNVLDDILTEAPDQDDELYNPESEQDVSEKKASKRKNEKERADSGDGKRQKSSSHSMRQVSKRSSCPSAGDNIKASISKGRHVSTFKKDEYQRYERSKTASTDRKNHTQGGSSRESQKDRTDKMGSRRRESDRKVKSTTPDESETYSMKTLRNIESAKVHRSSHSSKEEVQSDYQSEAEVESDGNTSSEDQENQDEPVDTIIPDEDDAEEEKEGEEEEEEEEVVEEEEYEQDMSEQDDFRERDPRESKEEGHEQDYDTRSEASDSDSESVSFTDGESATRSGSDASDQTSKLKYILRDARFFLIKSNNHENVSLAKAKGVWSTLPVNEKKLNTAFRDARSVILVFSVRESGKFQGFARLSSESHHGGSPIHWVLPAGMNAKMLGGVFKIDWICRRELPFTKTGHLVNLWNENKPVKIGRDGQEIEPECGTQLCLLFPPDESIDLYQFIHKMRHKRRVHSQPRSRGRPSRRDPVREVGRRRAEDFDSYNTRKRPRIDYPPEFSQRPGYMKDPRYQEVERTLYPYRRFSGVRRDVFLNGSYNDYMREFHHSIGPPPPWQGMPPYPGMEQAPHHPYYQHHPPPPQAHPPYSGHHPVPHEARYRDKRVHDYDMRVDDFLRRTQAVVTNRRSRPRERERERERPRDSRRDRERDRGRERERERERMRERERDKERGRYRR, from the exons ATGGTGAAGTCAATGTTTTGGATGATATCTTGACGGAAGCTCCCGACCAAGATGATGAGCTTTATAATCCCGAAAGTGAACAAGACGTTAGTGAGAAGAAAG CATCAAAAAGAAAAAATGAAAAGGAGAGGGCTGACAGTGGTGATGGGAAAAGGCAGAAATCCTCAAGCCATTCGATGCGGCAAGTTAGCAAAAGGTCTTCCTGCCCATCTGCAGGAGACAACATAAAGGCTTCCATTTCAAAAGGTAGACATGTAtctacctttaagaaggatgaaTATCAGCGATACGAACGAAGCAAAACTGCAAGCACTGACAGAAAGAACCATACCCAAGGTGGGAGTTCCCGAGAGTCACAGAAAGATCGAACAGACAAAATGGGGAGTAGGAGGAGAGAATCCGACAGAAAAGTTAAATCGACAACCCCAGACGAGTCAGAAACTTACAGCATG AAGACTTTACGGAACATCGAGAGCGCGAAAGTGCATAGATCAAGCCATTCCTCTAAAGAAGAGGTTCAATCTGACTATCAGTCTGAAGCAGAGGTTGAAAGTGATGGTAATACTTCATCTGAAGACCAAGAGAATCAAGATGAACCAGTAGACACCATAATACCAGATGAGGATGATGctgaggaagagaaggagggggaggaagaggaggaggaggaagaagtagTAGAGGAGGAAGAATATGAACAGGATATGTCTGAACAAGatgatttcagagagagagatcctagAGAAAGTAAGGAAGAAGGCCATGAGCAGGATTATGATACACGTAGTGAAGCCAGTGACTCTGACTCTGAGTCTGTCTCATTTACTGATGGAGAATCTGCCACCAGATCTGGTTCTGATGCATCAG ATCAAACTAGTAAACTGAAGTACATTCTTCGAGATGCACGATTTTTCCTCATAAAAAGCAACAACCATGAGAATGTATCCCTGGCAAAGGCTAAG GGTGTATGGTCAACACTGCCAGTAAATGAGAAGAAACTCAACACTGCATTCCGAGATGCTCGGAGCGTTATACTGGTATTCTCTGTTCGAGAAAGTGGGAAGTTTCAGG GGTTTGCCAGACTTTCATCAGAGTCGCACCATGGAGGATCTCCAATTCACTGGGTACTGCCTGCAGGGATGAATGCAAAAATGTTAGGTGGCGTATTCAAAATTGACTGGATTTGCAG ACGTGAATTGCCATTCACAAAAACGGGACATCTTGTAAACCTGTGGAATGAAAATAAACCAGTTAAAATTGGACGGGATGGCCAG GAAATTGAACCTGAATGTGGCACACAGCTTTGTCTTCTGTTTCCACCTGATGAAAGCATTGACTTGTATCAGTTCATTCATAAAATGCGGCACAAGAGAAGAGTGCATTCTCAGCCACGATCAAGAGGCCGGCCTTCTCGGCGTGATCCTGTCCGGGAAGTGGGAAG GCGTCGAGCAGAAGATTTTGACTCATATAACACCAGAAAGAGACCAAGGATTGACTACCCACCAGAATTCTCACAAAGACCAG GATACATGAAGGATCCACGGTATCAAGAAGTAGAGAG AACTTTGTATCCCTACAGACGATTTTCCGGCGTTAGACGTGATGTGTTTCTAAATGGA TCATACAATGATTATATGAGGGAATTTCATCACAGCATTGGTCCACCACCACCTTGGCAGGGAATG CCACCTTATCCTGGTATGGAGCAGGCTCCACATCACCCTTATTACCAACatcaccctccaccacctcaggCACATCCACCATATTCTGGACATCATCCAGTCCCACATGAAGCCAGATACAGAGACAAGCGAGTG CATGACTATGACATGAGAGTAGATGACTTCCTTCGTCGCACTCAGGCAGTGGTCACCAATCGCCGAAGTAGAccacgggaaagagagagagagcgtgaacgGCCTCGAGATAGCCGACGAGACAGGGAACGTGATCGAGGCAGGGAACGTGAACGAGAAAGggaaaggatgagagagagagaaagagacaaagaacGAGGAAGATATAGGAGATAA
- the ythdc1 gene encoding YTH domain-containing protein 1 isoform X4 — MAAEIRDDKDGEVNVLDDILTEAPDQDDELYNPESEQDVSEKKASKRKNEKERADSGDGKRQKSSSHSMRQVSKRSSCPSAGDNIKASISKGRHVSTFKKDEYQRYERSKTASTDRKNHTQGGSSRESQKDRTDKMGSRRRESDRKVKSTTPDESETYSMKTLRNIESAKVHRSSHSSKEEVQSDYQSEAEVESDGNTSSEDQENQDEPVDTIIPDEDDAEEEKEGEEEEEEEEVVEEEEYEQDMSEQDDFRERDPRESKEEGHEQDYDTRSEASDSDSESVSFTDGESATRSGSDASGSEKKHEKLSSSVRAVRKDQTSKLKYILRDARFFLIKSNNHENVSLAKAKGVWSTLPVNEKKLNTAFRDARSVILVFSVRESGKFQGFARLSSESHHGGSPIHWVLPAGMNAKMLGGVFKIDWICRRELPFTKTGHLVNLWNENKPVKIGRDGQEIEPECGTQLCLLFPPDESIDLYQFIHKMRHKRRVHSQPRSRGRPSRRDPVREVGRRRAEDFDSYNTRKRPRIDYPPEFSQRPGYMKDPRYQEVERRFSGVRRDVFLNGSYNDYMREFHHSIGPPPPWQGMPPYPGMEQAPHHPYYQHHPPPPQAHPPYSGHHPVPHEARYRDKRVHDYDMRVDDFLRRTQAVVTNRRSRPRERERERERPRDSRRDRERDRGRERERERERMRERERDKERGRYRR; from the exons ATGGTGAAGTCAATGTTTTGGATGATATCTTGACGGAAGCTCCCGACCAAGATGATGAGCTTTATAATCCCGAAAGTGAACAAGACGTTAGTGAGAAGAAAG CATCAAAAAGAAAAAATGAAAAGGAGAGGGCTGACAGTGGTGATGGGAAAAGGCAGAAATCCTCAAGCCATTCGATGCGGCAAGTTAGCAAAAGGTCTTCCTGCCCATCTGCAGGAGACAACATAAAGGCTTCCATTTCAAAAGGTAGACATGTAtctacctttaagaaggatgaaTATCAGCGATACGAACGAAGCAAAACTGCAAGCACTGACAGAAAGAACCATACCCAAGGTGGGAGTTCCCGAGAGTCACAGAAAGATCGAACAGACAAAATGGGGAGTAGGAGGAGAGAATCCGACAGAAAAGTTAAATCGACAACCCCAGACGAGTCAGAAACTTACAGCATG AAGACTTTACGGAACATCGAGAGCGCGAAAGTGCATAGATCAAGCCATTCCTCTAAAGAAGAGGTTCAATCTGACTATCAGTCTGAAGCAGAGGTTGAAAGTGATGGTAATACTTCATCTGAAGACCAAGAGAATCAAGATGAACCAGTAGACACCATAATACCAGATGAGGATGATGctgaggaagagaaggagggggaggaagaggaggaggaggaagaagtagTAGAGGAGGAAGAATATGAACAGGATATGTCTGAACAAGatgatttcagagagagagatcctagAGAAAGTAAGGAAGAAGGCCATGAGCAGGATTATGATACACGTAGTGAAGCCAGTGACTCTGACTCTGAGTCTGTCTCATTTACTGATGGAGAATCTGCCACCAGATCTGGTTCTGATGCATCAG GATCAGAGAAGAAACATGAGAAGCTGTCATCATCTGTACGTGCAGTTCGTAAAG ATCAAACTAGTAAACTGAAGTACATTCTTCGAGATGCACGATTTTTCCTCATAAAAAGCAACAACCATGAGAATGTATCCCTGGCAAAGGCTAAG GGTGTATGGTCAACACTGCCAGTAAATGAGAAGAAACTCAACACTGCATTCCGAGATGCTCGGAGCGTTATACTGGTATTCTCTGTTCGAGAAAGTGGGAAGTTTCAGG GGTTTGCCAGACTTTCATCAGAGTCGCACCATGGAGGATCTCCAATTCACTGGGTACTGCCTGCAGGGATGAATGCAAAAATGTTAGGTGGCGTATTCAAAATTGACTGGATTTGCAG ACGTGAATTGCCATTCACAAAAACGGGACATCTTGTAAACCTGTGGAATGAAAATAAACCAGTTAAAATTGGACGGGATGGCCAG GAAATTGAACCTGAATGTGGCACACAGCTTTGTCTTCTGTTTCCACCTGATGAAAGCATTGACTTGTATCAGTTCATTCATAAAATGCGGCACAAGAGAAGAGTGCATTCTCAGCCACGATCAAGAGGCCGGCCTTCTCGGCGTGATCCTGTCCGGGAAGTGGGAAG GCGTCGAGCAGAAGATTTTGACTCATATAACACCAGAAAGAGACCAAGGATTGACTACCCACCAGAATTCTCACAAAGACCAG GATACATGAAGGATCCACGGTATCAAGAAGTAGAGAG ACGATTTTCCGGCGTTAGACGTGATGTGTTTCTAAATGGA TCATACAATGATTATATGAGGGAATTTCATCACAGCATTGGTCCACCACCACCTTGGCAGGGAATG CCACCTTATCCTGGTATGGAGCAGGCTCCACATCACCCTTATTACCAACatcaccctccaccacctcaggCACATCCACCATATTCTGGACATCATCCAGTCCCACATGAAGCCAGATACAGAGACAAGCGAGTG CATGACTATGACATGAGAGTAGATGACTTCCTTCGTCGCACTCAGGCAGTGGTCACCAATCGCCGAAGTAGAccacgggaaagagagagagagcgtgaacgGCCTCGAGATAGCCGACGAGACAGGGAACGTGATCGAGGCAGGGAACGTGAACGAGAAAGggaaaggatgagagagagagaaagagacaaagaacGAGGAAGATATAGGAGATAA